One genomic window of Mercenaria mercenaria strain notata chromosome 2, MADL_Memer_1, whole genome shotgun sequence includes the following:
- the LOC123526189 gene encoding uncharacterized protein LOC123526189: MKHNYNLHQKRKAIAREEKDRDKQESKHQPKLHVCAFDLQAVLYTPCSLVSVMYYMRKLCVYNLSVYSLKNGDGSCYLWTETNGMRGSSEIATCLRLYLLALPTQVEHVILYSDACTGQNRNQIMASALLHFVTHNRNIKTIDHKFLESGHTQNECDSVHSAVEFAKKKTKIYVPSQWDTVITMARRRDPYHVVPLRYSDFLDYKDVKKNQIKVQTNARVKVSWIQIRHMRFVKDLPDTMLFKNDLRDDFTAIKIARDVKLNEVVPNKYRQKLPVSAAKKKDLMTLCKNGAIPKDS, encoded by the exons ATGAAACACAATTACAATCTCCACCAAAAAAGAAAGGCTATAGCCAGAGAAGAAAAGGACAGAGACAAACAAGAGTCCAAACACCAACCAAAACTTCATGTTTGTGCATTTGATTTACAGGCAGTGTTGTACACACCTTGCTCATTAGTAAGTGTGATGTACTATATGAGAAAGTTATGCGTGTATAACTTATCTGTATATTCTTTAAAAAACGGGGACGGATCTTGTTATTTGTGGACAGAAACAAACGGCATGCGAGGATCAAGTGAAATCGCAACCTGCTTACGACTGTATTTGCTCGCATTGCCAACACAAGTGGAACATGTCATATTATATTCTGATGCATGTACAGGCCAAAATAGAAATCAGATCATGGCCTCAGCACTCCTTCATTTCGTCACACACAATAGAAACATAAAAACAATTGATCACAAATTCCTGGAGAGTGGGCACACTCAGAATGAATGTGACAGTGTTCATTCAGCTGTCGAGTTTgctaagaaaaaaactaaaatatatgttCCGAGTCAGTGGGACACCGTTATAACTATGGCGCGACGACGAGATCCATACCATGTAGTTCCACTTAGATACTCAGATTTTCTTGATTACAAAGATGTAAAGAAGAACCAAATTAAGGTCCAGACTAACGCTCGAGTAAAG GTGTCATGGATTCAGATTCGACACATGCGTTTTGTGAAAGACTTGCCCGATACTATGCTGTTCAAGAACGATCTTAGGGATGATTTTACAGCTATAAAGATCGCAAGGGACGTCAAACTCAACGAGGTTGTACCCAACAAATACAGACAGAAACTCCCTGTCTCTGCAGCTAAGAAGAAAGACTTAATGACATTGTGTAAGAATGGAGCAATTCCTAAAGATTCATGA